A window of Theileria parva strain Muguga chromosome 4 map unlocalized ctg_529, whole genome shotgun sequence genomic DNA:
tatgaTCCTAACAGTCAGAAGGATCCGATTTTCCAGTTTAATATCTGTGATCAGAGGAGTTCAGCTTTATCAAAACGCGCTCTAACTCTTCCTGAACACGATTTCAACACTAAACATAGGAAACAATTGGATAAGGCTGTTAATGAAAACTATTCCTCAAATGACAGAGCAATTCTCAAAATTACCACCAATCCGCCCtttaaactattatttaacacagAAAAAGGTGATCATCGAGACAACGAGGGTACTACTGAACATAACAACAACATTGGTGAAAATGgcataaataataaaaattctatCAATAATTCTTTGAATTTAGaagaattatttaataatattttggAAAAgagatttaaattatcaaatgaTGTTAGTATTGAGTTGTACAACTATCCTAAGAAAGACTATTGCAATGTGTACATTAGTGATAACTTTGGCACTGTTTATTATCTCCAGTTCCTCACCAACAACAAACTTATTCACTGGatcaataataaaattaaccgAAACTCCAGAAACGGCTTGAACAGGACAGTGGAAGATATGGATGAAAAGGAGAAATTTGGTATAGTGGAACACTTGTTAGAGGCTAGAAAGCGTCTTTGCACTTCTTGTAATAATGATAAGCGAGTTCATTACAGACGAAATAGTTACAATCAAATGGTGTGTAGGATATTAAGTTGTTACAATTACCACAACGGGTCAGTTGTGGATTTAAAGTGTTCTGGCGATTATTTAATCACTGCTGGCATGGACCGCTTTACTAAAATCATCCATGTCCCCACTCACAAGCTTGTATTTCAACTATATTCCAACCAGAAACAATCCTCCATTCTGCTCAGAAATGATTCCATCATGACAAAATTCAATCATTCCGATTTCAAATCCGTTAAAAAAGGTAGCGCTGGCGACGCCGATAACACGGTTGATAGCAGTGAAGTTGATGGCGACCATAGTAGTGATACCGATGATATCGGTGACTATGATGATACGGATAACACAGATGACGGCAGTGAAGTTGATACCGATGACGCATTTGATAGTAGTGAGGTTGATAGTGATTTGGAAGGAGTTGAAGACATTTAAAaacttttaatattaaataatatgatCAAACAGGTTTAAtctatacataatattagAATACATAAACTGAATAACTAGGTGATACCCTGAAGTGTAGCGAAATCATTGAAAATACAAAGCATTTGAGATCCTGAATTAGGTAATAGAAAATGCGAAGTCCGTGAGGGTCTTTTGAGGATTGAATTTCCTGCAAAGAGCCGATTTTAGAGGTTGTGAAGGTGTAATAATTCCCATTCAACTTAATCTCAAGTTCCTGTTTACCAATTCGGTCAGGATGCGGCCACTCGTTATCATCCTCATGTACTATACCAGATTCCACTATAATACGCTTGAACTCCTCCACAACTTCATTCAACAAGTACactaaaatatatcaaGAATATATGATTAGAAAAAAACATAAggtttaattatataatcttATAGGtaatatgaataaaattgtgtaattaAAACCTTCTTTTTTAATCATTGTGTCTCGTTTATAGTTTGAATTATTCGCGTATCTCAATCTTCCATTAGAATCCAGTTCAAACTCCAGAAATTCGTGGCCAAATTTACCCTCGTGGCCAACACTACGCATTGGAATATTAACTAGGTAATTAAAAATCAACTTACTAGTATCTCAAGTAGAAATCTTCCTCTGGCATTTTGcgatttaaaatttataaatctACTACTTTTTATACCTTACCAATGGGGTCTCGACTTCATACACATATCATCTACTCTaatatatacatagtatataacaggtatataatatgtatagtatataatatagtttaTAATACACAAACATATAACATATTTGTATGGTAGATTAATTGTGTACTGTGGATAGCCAATTTGGAATGGAATCTTTACCGAAATATTCCGTAAAGattcttttaaaaattacttccctgtttttaaaatttgtaccTATTTTTTCCCAAAGACCCTTCAACAATTTCATTACCAACTCCTTATCCTCCTCCACTTCAGTATCTTCCATTTTGTTCAATGttagtaaatatttatcaattaatattttaactccAAACTCCACAACATCATCAATTTCATTTCTAACTTCTTCATTTCTTTGAAGTGTAATAACAGAACTATTTTCTACATTACCATATTCGTGAAtgatttttaacaaaaatgtCGTGAATGTGTTAACTTTCTTTATTAAATCACTTTGTGGAtcaaattgtataataatccTACCAAACTCGTCGAGTctatttgtataattaaacACATGATATATTAAAACCTCTAGGATTATTTTCACTATTTCACACCTTTGTTCCTTCAATAGTTTTAATATGTGTTCAGACAAAAATTCGATTATCCTCTCATTTGAAGGcaaattaacataaattCTTGCCAAACTTACATGAATTTCTGctaaattattgttaattttgttcAAACCATTGATATTTTTGGTAGaaatattgttattttcttCAGATAAATTTGGCAAATCAGTTAGTTTATAGTAGAATTCATAGCCCTTTTCCACTTTACTTATGAATAAACATACTTCTAACAACACCCTTATATACTCAAACCCATTATTGTTATTGGAGTTGgtgataaaattactaaCTATATGGTCCAAATTGAGTGGAATCGGCTGAAAATTACCCTTAAATACTGAAAAATCAGCTACATTGTAGTTGTGTACGAAATTCCAGTGAGTTGATTTGGGGAATATTTGAGTGAACAAACTGGGAGAAATgcctttaaaatataataatagagGCCATACACTTGGTGATGATTCCACGTgtttgaataaattattaacaatttcACAGATCATTTTTGCCAAAACACCTTTTACTTCTGATCCTCCATTAAGTAAGGGGTGTGAGTTATCTTCTGAAAAATTACTGTTgagtttaaaatgatttaaataactcTTTAAATggtttaaattagttaattttgagTCCTGTAACAAGTTCAAAATACTAGAAGTAAACTCAGATCTGAGCTTTAAATCCCAGTCCACATTACTGGTattgaaattatcaaaaagTAATAAAAGTATATACACAATTTCAGAAGATTTTAATCTGGTAACGAGAGATTCCAAGTGTATCAGAGGAGCCAAAAGTGCGATATGTTGTTTATCAAACTcgaataataatttaatggaTAATTGTGCCTTTAGTAGAATCAACTCGGAAAATAACTTTTCAAATGTTTCCTTTCCCTTCTGAGTCATGTGTTCAAACTCTTGCAAATCAGCGTTTAAAATCAAGTAAACAGTTTTATAGTCATTTTTTTCTATAAATTCCTTATTCAACACtagtaatttaaatgacTTCACAACCACCGATGAGGTTGTTAAACATTCAATTTCTGTCCTGTTACAATCAGTTTGACTAGTAGGATTAGGTGAATCTGACCAATTTTCTgagttaataatgttataaaGTACGTTGACACAGTAGGAAATAATTGACTTTGACTGGAATCGTGTAAGTTTAGCAAGTGAGTAAACACAATTGAAGTGTTTAAATGAAATAGGTGTGGGCTGTTTTTCCAGTAAAACATTCAacaatttcaaattatatCCAAAAGAAAGTGTATAGGggaatttatcaattattaaacctataatgttatttatatcatCATTAAACTCTTTACTATCAGAGGATTTGGAGGCCATTACACCCTGAACCAGGTGCAAATACATCAATTCACTCAATTTTTCACTGATTTTGCCATCAGAACAAAATGTGGTCAAGATTGAAACGAGTAAATTTTTAGCAGAGTTTCGTAGTCTAGGGTACTCTGAAACCAATAATCCGCAACAAACCTGTAATAAACCGTACAGGTTCTCCCTTGCCTCATCTTGATAACGTCTAATGAACTCTGTAAAGCCCATTAGGGCATgatttttcacattttccGAAGTATGTCTTGACTTGGCAACTAATTCTTGAAACGTTAAACGGCGCGAAGTTACGTTCACAGAGTCCTTTTTTACAGTTATTGATTGGGGCAATAATTTCACAGTTTTCTTTAACTGTTTAAGATTAGATAATAACTTCTCATCACTCGATTTATACCTACGTAAATGAGCTTTTCCCAATTTACTCTTCGCCTCTTTAAAATCAGAACTCTTTGAGGGCTTCTTCTTATTCTTGGCcattttattactaatCCTGGaagaattatttattttattaccCATCCTAAGTTATGATTTTATCTTTTAAgtcattttatattttccaTCATAGTTcaagataattttatagtattagttacTGGAAGTGCGATAATACTCAAAAATATgcgataaaaataattaaacaatcggttaaaaataaattaaatttatgcaaataaaataaaaaagtattaattttaataatttgggaGGAATCTTCACAACTCAAACTCATACACTATTGTGCTATAGATGAATCTATTTATCCagatttttaaatctttGTTTCATACAACCATGtacattaattttgtatttaaaaatgttaattgatcgtaatttttaattttaaaattatcgCAAAATGTTAGGTtataacttaatttatcaaaaagTCGATGTTGCTTTGGATTTTGAAAACTATATTCTGAAAGGTTCAACTcatttaaaactaaaatcTACCCTTTCTACGACTGATTCTACCTCAGCGACACCTAACCTAACGGAATCAAGTGAATCTAACCAGAACGATTCAAAAAAGAATGTGTTActtataaatttacctCTAATTGGTAACCCAGTATATAAACGtgttttattaaatgaTGTAGAAGTTAATCATTACCTTATTAAACCGATAACTAACAGTGTAAACTCCTCTGTGCTTAACAGTTCAATAAGCTCAGTGGATTTGATGAGTTATGAGGGACTACACTGTTCAGCACAGTCACTAAATGATTCTGTGATGTTTGTTGAAGTTAACTCTCTAAAGGATGAACTCGAACTGGATATCCAGTTTGATTACTATGACATGAATCCAATGAATAGTGAGGTTTATTTCCAGAACCATTGGATTCTTCCCAGAGGATCTACCAACtacaaatattacaaaatgTTTCAGACTGACAAATTTAGCAAGTTTTGGTTTCCCACTTTTATCAACAGTGACAACTCAGTGTGTACTAAACTGGAAGTTAATGTAACTGTTCCTATCCAATATAGTGTAGTTTGCggattaaaattaaaggaaGATGTTGACCAGGGAACTGATTTAGAACATagaaatgttaataatCAACAATTAAAGAAAACATATCAGTTCTACTCCGATGATGATCAAACCAATTCAGATAATACTGATAGTAGTAGTGATCCTGGTAATAAGGATAGTAGTGATACTAGTGGCAACAATGTTAAGGATACTGATAAAAAGGATAAGGACACTACCAATAGTGTTAAGACTGTAGATAATAAGGCTAAGGATAAGGataaaaatagtattagtcCCATGGTAATTAGTATTTTAAGAAATAGATTTAATAAGTTACCTATATTTGTGGGTGAATTTGACTATTGTGATGGATCTACAGAGGCAACAATGACTGAAATAGTAGGCGATGAGGGTGAAACAGAGGAAGAGTTGGCGCAATTATCAAGTCATTTATATGAATTTAAGCCAGGTTCAAAGTTGGTGTATGTTACTCTGAGAGGCTTTGGATACCTTTTACATCCAACCAACGTGGCAACAAAATTGTGCCTGGAAACTTACAGAGGGTATTTTGAACCTCAGCTTGACATTGATCAGACTGGACTGTACTTATTGTTCCTTCCATTTGGTCATTTTCCAGAGAATATGGATGTTTCAGCCTGTTTGAGGACCCAGAATTACCTTGATTTTAATCGCTGTAGTGCTTTCACCTCACCAGAAaactatttattttgttcaTTTACAGACTCACTGACCCAAAATTACCATAATCTATACTACAACTCTGGGAATATTGTTGCCTACTCCCTAGACGTCCTTCACTCATTTGGTGATTTAGCACAAGATCCAAACTGCATTAACAAGCGTATTGTGATAGCCAATGGCTTATCAACCTTATATACAAGGCCAATTAAAAGTGCTAGTAAGGAGTTGcacttaaatttaatgcTCCAGAGTTATTTGGTAGACCAATTTGTGAAGCGCAATTTGGGAATTAGTGAGTTTAAACTTAGACTCTGGTCTAAACGGGAACTCTTTGCCACACTTGTTGAATTAATCGGAGATTTCTACCCACTTTCAAGTGGTCAGCCAAACTATTCCTCTAAACCAGCGTCTACTGTAAACGCTGTTAATGGAGtggttaaaaataactctgACACAGATCAATCACAAAAGTCAACGGATAAGATGGAAATGTACGATAAGGATATTATAACAGAATATATCCTGATGAGTGATACCGtgtttttattaaagtGCCAACTTATTCCAAATGTTTTGGAAAGTATTGTTATGAACACTAATTTCCTTAACGAGACTTTCATGATCCActttttcaa
This region includes:
- the MAGO2 gene encoding Protein mago nashi-like protein 2: MPEEDFYLRYYVGHEGKFGHEFLEFELDSNGRLRYANNSNYKRDTMIKKEVYLLNEVVEEFKRIIVESGIVHEDDNEWPHPDRIGKQELEIKLNGNYYTFTTSKIGSLQEIQSSKDPHGLRIFYYLIQDLKCFVFSMISLHFRIKPV